In Arachis stenosperma cultivar V10309 chromosome 1, arast.V10309.gnm1.PFL2, whole genome shotgun sequence, one DNA window encodes the following:
- the LOC130944506 gene encoding uncharacterized protein LOC130944506: MVGIKRDSVQMRKAAKKIGQGKKGKERFHEIDDEEDRVVPPLKLVRFRCPTLIHSSFVRKLEKLENKKACVREEGLSAFIKIFLEGFEDSILENYFITYLEQMLNCLKKGLTKEKQLASQALGLMAISVCETENADEVYRYTISQVTKLLRVPDKLLEPCGFIALVECLAIVTSFCASNSVEIQAAMQVIWEYICPKSKALKNQVSATTLSTLIYAWMFLLTRVYRLEIISGRWQGVISRFLTLLKEDATCVAAGEALALIFERDKVDRFFVKTEELLSESYDGLRKYIKNIILKQLESTSMEAKTAPPLKQMFNNAARTDWDVLMYFKEDKRPKYCEIFDGQKLILTSWTSITQFNFLKNFVGEEEFSYYLMENEVIQELFAFVPYYEEEETPCLYEPIEEKIEAKVYLPGTRGKDPELLTRSQIKKEREQTKSIIDKSRTKLMNKRRTFAEERKGKGYFEEVESAVTLFGLLF, translated from the exons ATGGTGGGGATCAAGAGAGATAGTGTGCAGATGAGGAAAGCTGCGAAAAAAATTGGACAGGGAAAGAAAg GCAAAGAAAGATTCCATGAAATCGATGATGAGGAAGATCGTGTGGTACCACCGCTTAAGCTTGTTAGATTTCGTTGTCCAACATTAATTCACTCAAGTTTCGTGcgaaaattagaaaaattagaaaataaaaa AGCTTGTGTTAGAGAGGAAGGATTATCGGCTTTTATTAAGATCTTTCTCGAAGGATTTGAAGACAGTATTTTGGAAAACTA CTTCATCACTTACTTGGAGCAAATGTTAAATTGCCTTAAAAAAGGTTTGACTAAAGAGAAACAATTGGCTTCTCAAGCTCTTG GGTTAATGGCAATATCAGTTTGTGAGACTGAGAATGCAGACGAAGTATACAGATACACAATTTCTCAAGTTACTAAACTGCTTCGAGTTCCTGACAAG CTTTTGGAACCATGTGGCTTTATTGCTCTTGTAGAGTGTTTGGCCATAGTCACATCTTTCTGTGCAAGCAATTCAGTGGAAATTCAAGCAGCCATGCAAGTGATTTGGGAATATATTTGTCCTAAATCCAAG gCACTTAAAAACCAAGTCTCTGCTACTACTCTATCAACATTAATTTATGCTTGGATGTTTTTACTTACAAGAGTATATAGGTTGGAAATCATCTCCGGTCGCTGGCAAGG GGTAATTTCTCGGTTCTTGACATTACTCAAAGAAGATGCAACTTGCGTTGCTGCTGGTGAAGCATTAGCTTTGATATTTGAGCGTGATAAAGTTGACAGATTTTTTGTTAAAACTGAAGAATTATTATCAGAGTCTTATGATGGATTAAGAAAATACATTAAAAACATCATTTTGAAGCAACTAGAGAGTACTTCAATGGAAGCTAAAACTGCACCTCCTCTGAAACAAATGTTCAACAATGCTGCTAGAACCGACTGGGACGTCTTAATGTACTTTAAGGAAGATAAACGTCCAAAATATTGTGAAATATTTGATGGACAAAAATTAATTCTAACATCATGGACTTCAATTACACAG TTCAATTTCCTCAAGAATTttgtgggagaagaagaattttcATATTATTTGATG GAAAACGAAGtcattcaagaattatttgCATTTGTACCCTATTATGAAGAGGAAGAAACTCCATGTCTATATGAACCTATCGAAGAAAAG ATTGAAGCAAAGGTATATCTCCCTGGTACTCGAGGGAAAGATCCTGAACTATTAACAAGAAGTCAAATAAAGAAAGAGCGAGAACAG ACAAAGTCAATTATTGATAAATCAAGGACCAAACTTATGAATAAAAGGCGAACATTTGCAGAg GAGAGAAAAGGCAAGGGATATTTCGAAGAGGTTGAGAGTGCAGTAACTCTGTTTGGACTacttttttag
- the LOC130972034 gene encoding serpin-ZXA-like — protein MANTLYFKGLWRDSGTFREKDTQDGDFHLLDGGGSVKVPFMDGSHNHYAIAHHYQDFKVLSLNYKEANENGPKRMYAMHIFLPDEINGLPALVEKVCTESESLENMLPNGYKNLGVLKIPRFRLSFMVEASPMLKKMGLVLPFMEGALTEMVRRELRIFPTLSRNASLK, from the coding sequence ATGGCTAACACACTCTACTTCAAAGGATTATGGAGAGATAGTGGCACCTTCAGAGAAAAAGATACACAGGATGGTGACTTTCATCTCTTGGATGGTGGTGGCTCAGTGAAGGTTCCCTTCATGGATGGAAGTCACAACCATTACGCCATTGCTCATCATTATCAAGATTTCAAGGTCCTCAGTCTTAATTACAAGGAAGCCAACGAAAATGGCCCCAAAAGGATGTACGCCATGCACATTTTTCTTCCTGATGAAATCAACGGCTTGCCGGCTTTGGTCGAAAAGGTATGTACTGAATCTGAATCTCTTGAAAACATGCTCCCGAACGGTTATAAAAACTTAGGTGTGTTAAAGATCCCAAGATTTAGGCTATCTTTTATGGTTGAGGCTTCTCCAATGTTAAAGAAGATGGGTTTGGTGTTACCATTCATGGAAGGAGCTTTGACTGAAATGGTGAGGAGAGAGCTGCGTATATTTCCGACATTATCCAGAAATGCATCATTGAAGTGA